Proteins encoded together in one Terriglobia bacterium window:
- a CDS encoding TIM barrel protein, whose protein sequence is MTLRIASAPVSWGITESIAFPPEYPYSRVLDEIAEAGYAATELGPYGFLPTDPSALRQELQQRNLELCSAFVAFPLGKIEAHRDGLTHIERTAVLTRQASCRLLILSDEVCAERSATAGRTAEATRHSWSDSEWQIATQAIRRVTQLCMSHGMRVAFHHHVGTHVETPNEIDRLLTMFSGDELGLCLDTGHCVYGGGNPIDLLERYGRRVLCVHLKDISTSLLNSARSKELDFHAGVRHGVFARLGEGNIDVTRVLEALRDLQFQGWVVVEQDVLAGGRGADTPSANASAARRFLSQLGY, encoded by the coding sequence ATGACCCTGCGAATCGCGAGTGCTCCTGTGAGCTGGGGAATTACTGAGTCGATTGCTTTTCCGCCCGAGTATCCGTATTCACGCGTGCTTGACGAAATTGCTGAGGCAGGGTACGCCGCAACCGAGCTGGGCCCGTATGGCTTTTTACCTACGGACCCGTCAGCCCTGCGACAGGAACTGCAGCAGCGCAATCTGGAGCTTTGTTCCGCCTTTGTTGCCTTTCCTCTGGGGAAGATCGAAGCGCATCGCGACGGATTGACTCACATCGAGCGAACAGCCGTCCTAACCCGCCAAGCTAGTTGTCGCTTGCTGATTCTTTCTGACGAAGTCTGCGCTGAACGGTCCGCAACCGCCGGACGCACCGCCGAGGCCACCCGTCATTCCTGGAGTGATTCGGAATGGCAAATCGCTACGCAGGCGATCCGGAGAGTTACTCAGCTATGCATGAGCCATGGAATGAGAGTTGCCTTTCATCACCATGTGGGAACACACGTCGAAACTCCCAACGAGATTGATCGACTTCTAACCATGTTTTCTGGCGACGAATTAGGATTATGCTTGGACACTGGCCATTGTGTATATGGAGGAGGTAATCCCATTGATTTGTTAGAACGGTACGGGAGACGGGTCCTCTGTGTACACCTCAAGGATATTTCTACGAGCCTGCTGAATTCCGCCCGCTCGAAGGAACTGGATTTCCATGCAGGGGTGCGCCACGGGGTGTTTGCGCGGCTCGGCGAAGGGAATATAGATGTTACAAGAGTTCTTGAGGCCTTGCGGGACCTGCAATTCCAAGGCTGGGTTGTCGTTGAGCAGGATGTGCTGGCTGGGGGACGAGGTGCCGACACGCCGTCGGCGAACGCCAGTGCCGCAAGGCGTTTTCTATCGCAACTGGGGTATTGA
- a CDS encoding Gfo/Idh/MocA family oxidoreductase: protein MEQLGTAVVGVGTLGKRHAENLRRKIPEARLIAVADADGRRAAQVAAELEIPQYYDKLEGILEHKEIRAVVIAAPSKFHGKAIEEAAVHGKHIFCEKPLALSKEDADKTLAVVTKAGVQLQIGFMRRYDPAYAAAQQQIEAGEIGDPVIFKSVARDQQPPPPAFFQGGVNGTIFSDVAIHDFDLARWMMKDEVAGIHSYAGLLACPELARFGDVDATLVNLRFSRGGIGNIEAFRKATYGYDIRTEVLGTKGAVHVGYLRQTAFHVLTRDGIRQDIVNHWLVRFADAYLEEMRDFVRNVIAGKPVRVTGQDGRQALIAALAAEQSFRESRPVEVSTEAGPASVAGM from the coding sequence GTGGAGCAACTAGGTACAGCCGTTGTCGGAGTGGGGACGCTGGGCAAACGGCATGCGGAAAACCTCCGGCGAAAGATCCCAGAGGCAAGGCTCATCGCGGTGGCCGATGCGGACGGCAGGCGTGCCGCGCAGGTGGCGGCGGAATTGGAGATCCCACAATATTACGACAAGCTGGAAGGCATTCTCGAACACAAAGAAATTCGCGCCGTTGTCATCGCCGCGCCTTCGAAATTCCATGGAAAAGCTATTGAGGAGGCGGCAGTCCATGGAAAGCATATCTTCTGCGAGAAGCCGCTGGCCCTCTCGAAGGAGGACGCAGACAAAACTCTGGCTGTTGTAACCAAAGCAGGAGTCCAGCTCCAAATCGGTTTCATGCGCCGGTATGATCCGGCCTATGCCGCGGCCCAGCAGCAAATCGAGGCCGGGGAAATCGGGGATCCCGTGATCTTCAAGTCAGTTGCGCGCGATCAGCAGCCTCCTCCCCCAGCTTTTTTTCAAGGAGGCGTAAACGGGACCATCTTCAGCGATGTGGCCATCCATGACTTTGATTTGGCCCGATGGATGATGAAAGACGAAGTGGCTGGAATCCACTCATACGCTGGATTGCTGGCTTGTCCTGAGCTCGCACGCTTCGGCGATGTTGATGCGACATTGGTTAATCTGCGTTTTTCCCGCGGAGGGATCGGAAACATAGAGGCTTTTCGCAAGGCGACTTATGGCTATGACATTCGTACCGAGGTTTTGGGGACAAAGGGCGCTGTGCATGTGGGCTACCTGCGCCAGACCGCCTTTCATGTTTTGACCAGGGATGGCATCAGGCAGGACATCGTAAACCATTGGCTGGTTCGCTTTGCCGACGCTTATCTGGAAGAGATGCGTGACTTTGTTCGGAACGTTATCGCCGGCAAGCCGGTGCGCGTCACGGGCCAAGACGGACGGCAGGCTCTGATCGCCGCTCTGGCGGCGGAACAATCGTTTCGAGAATCGCGCCCGGTGGAGGTTTCTACAGAGGCGGGGCCAGCAAGCGTGGCTGGTATGTGA
- a CDS encoding GRP family sugar transporter, translated as MAVGFSPFLISLAMVSGVFVARWTLPTILKGTVYVFVDLRQRAHLMIWAVLAGSLWAVGNTLTVFAVRDVGLSIAFPLWNINSLVGVFWGWFFFRELRGAGIGNWVKVVGGAIAILGGAVLLGYASSQENSSSPHRALLGIAFAVAAGLMFGTMYIPYRKAYLSGTNPISFVTIFTVGELITMSALALTFLGGASRVLSDLREAKTALFWLFLGGFCWVVGDLFQNYAAKYIGIGRGVPLSNTNQLWGLAWGALVFGEFGGSGSATRWLVLAGSMTMIVGAVAISMAAAPAAEQASTQEAIARECLRYGLSLEDAQASQRGEDIVAREVPARRWWDGLIVVAAVAVFVWLGSLATIPPIGMKMGWMVGLVLAMLLFLVICGWVLWKRTGFS; from the coding sequence GTGGCGGTTGGGTTTTCTCCATTCCTGATTTCGCTGGCGATGGTGTCCGGCGTGTTCGTCGCTCGATGGACACTACCGACGATTCTCAAAGGCACAGTTTATGTCTTCGTCGATCTGCGCCAAAGGGCGCATCTGATGATCTGGGCGGTCTTGGCTGGATCGCTCTGGGCTGTAGGAAACACTTTAACCGTTTTTGCGGTCCGCGATGTGGGGCTCTCCATTGCATTTCCTCTGTGGAATATTAACAGTCTGGTGGGGGTATTCTGGGGCTGGTTTTTCTTCAGAGAACTTCGAGGTGCGGGGATCGGGAATTGGGTCAAAGTCGTGGGAGGGGCCATTGCGATTCTGGGTGGTGCTGTCCTTCTTGGTTACGCCTCCTCCCAGGAAAACTCGTCCTCCCCGCACAGGGCTCTGCTTGGAATCGCATTCGCGGTCGCCGCGGGTTTGATGTTCGGAACCATGTACATTCCGTATCGTAAAGCTTACTTGAGCGGCACAAACCCGATTTCGTTCGTAACCATTTTCACGGTCGGCGAGCTCATTACGATGTCGGCGCTTGCGTTGACGTTTCTCGGCGGCGCAAGTAGAGTACTGAGTGACCTCAGGGAGGCGAAGACAGCGCTTTTCTGGCTATTTCTCGGAGGGTTCTGTTGGGTAGTGGGAGACCTTTTCCAGAATTATGCCGCCAAATATATTGGCATAGGCCGGGGTGTTCCCCTTTCGAATACGAACCAACTCTGGGGACTTGCCTGGGGAGCTCTTGTATTCGGTGAATTTGGCGGCAGCGGTAGCGCGACACGCTGGCTGGTTCTTGCCGGCTCCATGACCATGATCGTTGGGGCGGTAGCCATCAGCATGGCCGCGGCCCCTGCGGCTGAACAGGCTTCCACCCAAGAAGCCATCGCGCGTGAGTGTCTCCGCTACGGCTTGAGTCTTGAAGACGCGCAGGCTTCCCAGCGAGGGGAAGACATTGTTGCCCGTGAGGTTCCCGCTCGCCGATGGTGGGACGGACTAATTGTAGTTGCCGCTGTGGCGGTCTTTGTCTGGCTGGGATCTCTTGCCACAATTCCACCGATCGGGATGAAAATGGGTTGGATGGTCGGACTAGTCCTGGCCATGCTGTTGTTCCTGGTGATTTGCGGGTGGGTCCTGTGGAAACGTACCGGGTTTTCATAA
- the iolD gene encoding 3D-(3,5/4)-trihydroxycyclohexane-1,2-dione acylhydrolase (decyclizing) has product MTYRLTTAQALIAFLKQQNVERDGKPHPFFSGCFGIFGHGNVTGIGQALQQNPDFPYYLGRNEQAMVHTAAAFAKMSNRLRTLVCTTSIGPGATNMMTGAAAATINRLPVLLLPGDIFARRNVAPVLQQLESPGSQDFSVNDCFKPVSRYWDRIQRPEQIVTALPEAMRVLTSPAETGAVTLAMPQDVQPQAFDFPSDLFEKRIWRVPRPRGDREVIRMAVERIRSSRSPLIIAGGGVIYSDATDVLSRFASQTGIAVVETQAGKGSLCFDHDQSLGAVGVTGTPGANIFARESDLVIGLGTRFSDFTTASKTAFQNPDVNFININVAEFDAYKHAALPIVADIKVVLEEMCQPLGDFHVSTDYCARLERLKAEWDQEVDRIYGLHDGPPISQGEVIGIINNFIRPRDVIVNAAGSAPGDLHKLWRSRNPKGYHMEYGYSTMGYEIAGGLGVKMAAPDREVYVLVGDGSYLMMAQEIVTSLQEGYKLNIVVVDNHGFSSIGGLSRACGSGGFGTEYRYRRNGCLDGEVMSLDFVGNAASLGAVAVRARTREDLAAALAQARTESRTTVIVVEVDLNQRVPGYESWWDVPIAEVSEMESVRTAHNAYTAAKGKERYFL; this is encoded by the coding sequence ATGACCTATCGGTTGACAACCGCGCAGGCGCTGATTGCTTTTCTAAAACAACAAAACGTCGAGAGAGACGGAAAACCTCACCCGTTTTTCTCAGGCTGCTTTGGAATTTTCGGGCATGGCAATGTGACTGGCATTGGCCAAGCTCTTCAGCAGAACCCCGACTTCCCCTATTATCTGGGCCGAAACGAACAAGCCATGGTCCACACGGCTGCGGCCTTTGCCAAAATGAGCAACCGTTTGCGAACACTGGTCTGTACGACGTCGATAGGCCCCGGCGCCACAAACATGATGACGGGCGCTGCGGCGGCCACAATCAACCGCCTGCCGGTCCTTTTGCTGCCTGGAGACATTTTCGCGCGGCGCAATGTTGCTCCTGTACTCCAGCAACTGGAGTCACCGGGCTCGCAGGATTTTTCTGTCAACGACTGCTTTAAGCCTGTTTCACGGTACTGGGATCGCATTCAGCGCCCGGAGCAGATTGTGACCGCATTGCCCGAAGCGATGCGCGTCCTGACTTCGCCTGCCGAAACGGGCGCCGTCACATTGGCGATGCCTCAGGATGTGCAGCCACAGGCATTCGATTTCCCATCGGATCTTTTTGAGAAGCGCATATGGAGAGTGCCTCGTCCGCGAGGCGATCGTGAGGTCATCCGGATGGCCGTAGAACGAATCCGGTCCTCCCGCAGTCCACTGATCATTGCAGGGGGTGGTGTCATTTATTCTGACGCGACTGACGTCCTGTCACGGTTTGCCTCTCAGACGGGCATCGCAGTCGTGGAAACCCAGGCCGGAAAGGGATCTCTCTGTTTCGACCATGATCAGTCATTGGGAGCGGTGGGCGTCACGGGTACTCCCGGCGCCAATATTTTTGCCCGGGAGTCAGACCTGGTGATCGGCCTTGGTACCCGCTTTAGCGATTTTACCACCGCGTCGAAGACTGCCTTTCAGAATCCTGATGTGAATTTCATTAACATTAATGTCGCAGAGTTTGACGCGTACAAACATGCGGCGCTTCCGATTGTTGCCGACATTAAAGTGGTGTTGGAAGAGATGTGCCAACCCCTTGGCGATTTCCACGTCAGCACTGATTACTGCGCCCGCCTCGAACGCCTGAAAGCCGAATGGGACCAGGAGGTCGATCGAATTTACGGTCTGCACGATGGCCCGCCTATTAGCCAGGGAGAGGTCATCGGTATCATCAATAATTTCATCCGACCGCGGGACGTTATTGTCAATGCCGCCGGAAGCGCCCCCGGGGACCTCCACAAGCTTTGGCGTTCTCGCAATCCAAAGGGTTATCACATGGAGTACGGTTACTCGACCATGGGATACGAAATCGCCGGAGGTCTCGGCGTCAAGATGGCCGCTCCGGATCGTGAAGTCTACGTGCTGGTGGGAGACGGCTCTTATCTCATGATGGCTCAGGAAATCGTCACATCGCTTCAGGAAGGTTACAAACTGAATATCGTAGTGGTTGACAACCACGGCTTCTCAAGCATCGGCGGACTCAGCCGCGCCTGCGGCAGTGGCGGTTTTGGAACCGAGTACCGCTATCGGCGAAACGGCTGCCTGGACGGTGAGGTGATGTCACTCGATTTCGTTGGCAATGCCGCCAGTCTGGGAGCGGTTGCAGTGCGCGCCAGGACACGGGAAGATCTCGCGGCAGCTCTTGCGCAAGCGCGCACCGAATCCCGCACAACCGTCATTGTGGTGGAAGTTGACCTCAATCAGCGTGTCCCGGGCTATGAGTCCTGGTGGGACGTACCTATTGCGGAAGTATCCGAAATGGAATCCGTCCGCACAGCCCACAATGCATACACCGCCGCGAAAGGGAAAGAGCGGTACTTCCTTTAA
- a CDS encoding porin has protein sequence MPDIARSGKHKSTASGDKGSVRVQSPSGRGLEAGWDGSHLYIRREGRFEVDPNGYFQFTYRGHAGPAAPSNDFIMRRVELGIQGTLGQHYDFDFSVEASNLKISLYNADLQINYKPALQFKIGRFKEPFSREELTSSRYLEFAEREMVNNLVPGQGAGIMAQGFLFGRDVQYQLGIFGGKGPLAEKDSVTPDGVFRLRITPWLSSSSRYLRGMTFGSAFADGRTTYGKSFLGSTASGSFVFFTQQAVNGAVTRENGEWAWLIGPAGFHAEYIQSQQDRHGLGSRGDNLPGITAKGYYFSTTYLITGENRVEDAQPVPHSPVFGSPRKGLGAWELKFRYSTLHMSDGSERNQVNTFTPGLNWYLTRFVRIMLDLNVEVLAKPVVIPVPRPSGALLSALVTTQFRF, from the coding sequence GTGCCGGATATCGCCCGGAGTGGCAAGCATAAATCGACTGCTTCCGGCGACAAGGGTAGTGTCCGTGTCCAATCGCCATCGGGCCGTGGCCTCGAAGCGGGATGGGATGGGAGCCATCTCTATATTCGCAGAGAAGGGCGGTTCGAGGTTGACCCGAATGGCTATTTCCAATTTACCTATCGCGGACACGCGGGACCGGCTGCGCCAAGCAATGACTTTATCATGCGCCGTGTCGAACTGGGCATTCAGGGAACGCTCGGACAGCATTACGATTTTGACTTTTCGGTGGAGGCTAGCAATCTCAAAATCTCGCTTTACAATGCGGATCTGCAGATTAATTACAAGCCGGCTCTTCAGTTCAAGATCGGGCGTTTCAAGGAACCCTTTTCTCGTGAAGAGTTGACAAGCTCCAGATATCTCGAGTTTGCCGAACGAGAAATGGTCAACAATTTGGTGCCGGGACAGGGTGCGGGCATCATGGCGCAGGGTTTCCTCTTTGGACGCGACGTGCAATATCAACTAGGAATCTTTGGTGGCAAAGGTCCCCTGGCTGAAAAAGACTCAGTCACTCCGGATGGTGTGTTCCGGCTTCGCATTACTCCGTGGCTAAGCAGCTCCAGCCGTTACTTAAGGGGAATGACCTTCGGCTCTGCATTTGCGGACGGCCGCACGACATACGGCAAAAGCTTTTTGGGATCGACGGCGAGCGGCAGCTTTGTGTTCTTCACGCAGCAGGCCGTGAACGGGGCCGTTACCCGCGAGAATGGAGAATGGGCGTGGCTGATTGGACCGGCTGGTTTTCACGCCGAATATATTCAAAGCCAGCAAGACCGGCACGGACTGGGTTCCAGGGGAGACAACCTGCCTGGCATTACTGCGAAGGGATACTACTTCAGCACCACGTATCTGATAACAGGAGAAAATAGGGTGGAGGACGCCCAGCCGGTCCCGCACTCCCCCGTCTTCGGCAGCCCCCGGAAGGGCTTGGGGGCATGGGAATTGAAATTCCGCTACTCGACACTGCACATGTCGGATGGATCTGAGAGGAACCAGGTGAATACGTTCACCCCGGGTCTCAACTGGTATTTAACCCGCTTCGTTAGGATCATGCTCGACCTTAACGTAGAAGTGCTTGCCAAGCCCGTAGTTATACCGGTGCCTCGACCGTCGGGAGCACTACTCTCAGCCCTGGTTACCACACAATTTCGATTTTGA
- a CDS encoding metallophosphoesterase — protein sequence MPEIAAGAQAHDAAFYWHLGDFRLGSDVDQDMTNEEGYRGHRISVSRYLSSHWNDFIQNQLLPFGQMPVFLAIGNHESHFKTRQDYMVEFANWLNTPIIQKQRLEDNSFDYGLRTYYHWKIGGVDFFTMDNAGDEQFDTGQVRWFESALKRDETDPNVHTIVLGMHEPLPHGVSPHSMDESAQGIESGSQVYKDLLQAEQQSHKHVYVIAAHLHAYIADAYNTEYWKTHGGVLPGWIIGTAGASRVSLSRILPGAGEAMTNVYGYIVGTVNPPGSDPGSVSFKFYQLKESDVPRAVVDKFTPELTHWCFEENRSGGSPAPTEK from the coding sequence ATGCCGGAGATTGCCGCAGGCGCGCAGGCTCACGATGCGGCATTCTACTGGCATCTGGGAGATTTTCGGCTGGGCAGCGACGTTGATCAGGACATGACCAACGAGGAAGGCTACCGGGGGCATCGCATCAGTGTGAGCCGGTACCTGAGCAGCCACTGGAATGACTTCATTCAGAATCAGCTCCTGCCGTTTGGCCAGATGCCGGTGTTTCTGGCCATCGGCAATCATGAGTCGCATTTCAAAACCCGGCAGGATTATATGGTGGAATTTGCCAACTGGCTGAATACGCCCATCATTCAGAAGCAACGGCTGGAGGACAACTCGTTTGACTACGGGCTTCGGACGTATTATCACTGGAAAATCGGAGGCGTGGACTTCTTCACTATGGACAACGCCGGAGACGAGCAGTTCGACACAGGACAGGTGCGATGGTTTGAATCCGCGCTGAAGCGCGATGAGACTGACCCGAACGTGCATACGATTGTGCTGGGAATGCACGAGCCTCTGCCGCATGGCGTCTCTCCCCACAGCATGGACGAGTCTGCCCAGGGAATCGAGAGTGGCTCGCAGGTGTACAAGGACCTGCTGCAAGCCGAGCAGCAGTCGCACAAGCACGTATACGTGATCGCTGCACATCTGCACGCTTACATTGCGGACGCTTACAACACCGAATACTGGAAGACCCACGGCGGCGTGCTGCCGGGATGGATTATTGGTACGGCAGGCGCCTCGCGCGTCAGCCTGTCAAGGATCCTGCCGGGGGCGGGCGAAGCGATGACCAACGTGTATGGGTATATTGTGGGGACGGTGAATCCGCCCGGCAGCGACCCTGGCTCCGTCAGCTTCAAGTTTTACCAGTTGAAGGAATCGGACGTGCCGCGCGCCGTGGTGGACAAATTTACTCCTGAACTCACCCATTGGTGCTTTGAAGAGAACCGCAGCGGCGGCAGCCCCGCGCCAACAGAAAAGTGA